In Bacteroidales bacterium, the following proteins share a genomic window:
- a CDS encoding aconitase/3-isopropylmalate dehydratase large subunit family protein: MTIIEKILAFHSGKTIVKPDEIIDVKIDIRAARDFGGANVVKNLTDNCLAIENPLKTIFTFDCNPGGSDQNYAANQQYCRQYARQNNIKIYDVNTGIGTHIAIDNGLVWPGSTFVSTDSHANIMGAIGSFGQGMGDQDIAAAFAKGAVWFKVPHSVKINFIGKKKKNITAKDIALNLLSIFGANKLLGYSVEICGEASDKLTLDERITISSMATEMGAIIIFFTPSLEIINYCELKTGRKIDLIIADSDAVYEKVIDIKVNKFVPMVAKPGHPHDNSPVADIKKTKIDSAFIGSCTNGRMQDLRAAAKILKGKKVAPGVVLKIVPATDEIWNQALKEKLVTIFKDAGAMVSNPGCAGCAAGQIGQNGPGEVTISTGNRNFEGKQGKGLVYLASPEVVAASAVAGYITTPDDIPEIPAMFESTGVTGCEIKEKKTTDKNKSLLVEGRVWLVKKDNIDTDMIYHNRYIAITDVKEMGQYTFGNLSGFEDFSKKAQSGDIVIASKNFGAGSSRQQAVDCFLSLGISCILAESFGAIYERNAINAALPILTYNTEILATIDLQDGDRIKVDFETGQITNLKNEKSAFINKFSEVQIEIYRNGGLL, from the coding sequence GAAAAAATTCTCGCATTTCATTCCGGTAAAACTATTGTAAAACCCGATGAAATTATTGATGTAAAAATAGATATACGTGCAGCACGAGATTTTGGCGGGGCAAATGTTGTAAAAAACTTAACCGACAATTGTCTTGCTATTGAAAATCCTTTAAAAACTATTTTTACTTTTGATTGCAATCCCGGTGGTTCTGACCAGAATTATGCAGCAAACCAACAATATTGTCGCCAATATGCAAGGCAAAATAATATTAAAATATATGATGTGAATACAGGAATTGGTACTCACATTGCAATTGATAATGGTTTGGTTTGGCCCGGAAGCACCTTTGTTTCCACCGACTCGCATGCAAATATAATGGGTGCAATTGGCTCATTCGGACAAGGTATGGGCGACCAGGATATTGCTGCCGCCTTTGCAAAAGGTGCAGTTTGGTTTAAAGTACCACATTCTGTAAAAATAAATTTTATTGGTAAAAAGAAAAAAAATATTACTGCAAAAGATATTGCTTTAAATCTCTTGTCAATTTTCGGAGCAAATAAACTTCTTGGTTATTCTGTTGAAATATGCGGTGAAGCATCGGATAAACTTACTCTAGACGAAAGAATAACAATTTCATCAATGGCAACGGAAATGGGAGCAATAATTATTTTCTTTACTCCATCGCTTGAAATAATAAATTATTGCGAATTAAAAACAGGAAGAAAAATTGATTTGATAATTGCCGACTCTGATGCAGTTTATGAGAAAGTAATTGATATAAAAGTTAACAAATTTGTTCCGATGGTTGCAAAACCAGGACATCCCCATGATAATTCTCCTGTTGCTGATATCAAGAAAACAAAAATTGATTCTGCATTTATCGGAAGTTGTACAAATGGCAGAATGCAAGATTTACGTGCTGCTGCTAAAATTCTTAAAGGTAAAAAAGTTGCACCCGGTGTTGTTTTAAAAATAGTTCCTGCAACCGATGAAATATGGAATCAGGCATTAAAAGAAAAATTGGTTACTATATTTAAAGATGCCGGAGCAATGGTATCAAATCCTGGATGCGCTGGATGCGCCGCAGGACAAATTGGTCAGAACGGACCCGGTGAAGTTACAATAAGCACAGGCAACAGAAATTTTGAAGGAAAACAAGGCAAGGGTTTGGTTTATCTTGCATCACCCGAAGTAGTTGCTGCATCTGCTGTTGCCGGCTATATCACCACTCCCGATGATATTCCTGAAATTCCTGCAATGTTTGAATCAACAGGTGTTACAGGATGCGAAATAAAAGAAAAGAAAACAACAGATAAAAATAAATCACTTTTAGTTGAAGGCAGAGTTTGGCTTGTAAAAAAAGATAATATTGACACAGATATGATTTATCATAATAGATATATCGCAATTACCGATGTTAAAGAAATGGGACAATATACTTTCGGTAATCTTAGCGGCTTTGAAGATTTTTCGAAAAAAGCACAAAGCGGAGATATTGTTATTGCATCGAAAAATTTTGGTGCAGGCAGTTCACGTCAGCAAGCTGTTGATTGTTTTCTTTCACTAGGAATTTCCTGTATTTTAGCAGAATCTTTCGGTGCAATTTATGAACGAAATGCAATTAACGCGGCGTTACCTATTTTAACGTACAACACCGAAATACTTGCTACAATTGATTTGCAGGACGGTGACAGAATAAAAGTGGATTTTGAAACAGGACAAATAACAAATCTTAAAAATGAAAAATCTGCTTTTATAAATAAATTTTCTGAAGTGCAAATTGAAATATACAGAAATGGCGGATTGCTTTAG